One window of Camelina sativa cultivar DH55 chromosome 4, Cs, whole genome shotgun sequence genomic DNA carries:
- the LOC109132681 gene encoding uncharacterized protein LOC109132681 produces the protein MEKNSWADQWDNNNQSSGKTTDGGGGPSGKYKEKVGAGLEKTKAVASSGLKKVKIGTSLGFNWVKDKYTKTTTKN, from the coding sequence ATGGAGAAAAATTCTTGGGCCGATCAGTGGGACAACAACAATCAATCGTCGGGAAAAACAACGGACGGCGGCGGAGGTCCGTCGGGGAAATACAAAGAGAAAGTGGGGGCTGGATTAGAGAAGACTAAAGCGGTTGCGAGTTCGGGGTTGAAGAAGGTTAAGATAGGAACGTCTTTGGGTTTTAATTGGGTTAAAGACAAGTATACCAAAACCACCACTAAGAATTGA